The Xylophilus rhododendri region TGGTGACGCTCAAGCGCTCGGCGCAGCTGGTGGGCTTTCTGATCGTGGGCATCGCCATCGCCCCGCCGGTGGGCGGCTCGCGCCAGGTGCTGCAGGTGCTGATGTGCACCCTCACCGTGCTGCTGGTGCTGTCGCTGTTCACCGTGGTGCTCAACCCGCGCGTGGGCATAGACACCATGCTGGGCAATGCCTGGCGCGGCCTGTTCCTGCAGAAGAACACCACCGGCCAGGCCGCCGCCATCTGCGCGCTGCTGTGGCTGCGCGAGGGTTTCGAGGCACGCTGGCTGCCGCGCCCGGCCTGCGTGCTGGCGCTGCTGTTCTCGCTCTTCATGCTGGTGATGGCCAAGAGCAGCACCTCGCTGCTGGTGTTCTGCATCGGCAGCCTGCTCTACGTGGTGATGCGCCGGCAGTACGTGGTGATGCGCCAGCCCTGGTGGCTGATCGGCCTGACCGGCTGCGTGCTGCTCGGCCTGGCGGTGCATCTGTTCTACGTGCTGACCGGCCACCTGCCCGGCTGGGACGACATCGCCGGCTCGATCGGCGCGCTCTTCGGCAAGGATTCCGACCTGACCGGCCGCACCGACATCTGGGAGCTGGTGCTGCGCGAGGTGCGCCAGCACCCGGTGATGGGCACCGGCTACGGCGCCTTCTGGCTGGGGCTGGAAGGCCCGGCCGAGGCCATCGCGCGCGCCCTCTACTGGATTCCGCTGCAGTCGCACAACGGCTATCTGGACATCGTCAACGAGCTGGGTTTCGTCGGCCTGGGCCTGGCGCTCTGCGTCTTCGCGCGCCACGCGGTGCTGCTGGGCCGGCTGCTGCAGATCGACCGCGAGGAGGGCGCGATGCACTGCGTGATCTTCGTGCTGATCCTGATCAGCAACATGACCGAGAGCGAGATCTTCCGCGGCTCGCTGTTCTACAACATCCTGTTCCTCTACTCGGCCTGCAGCGTTGCCTCGCAGGTCGCCCTGGCCGGACAGGCGTTGACCGACGATGAAGGCACGCCGGCGCGGCCGGTACAAGGACTCGCATGAGGTGGACGGGTGTTTTCGCGGCGGCAGGCCTGGTGCTGCCGTTCTGGC contains the following coding sequences:
- a CDS encoding O-antigen ligase family protein — translated: MNTAADTAPSSGGGIAAPLELWLIRALVAFSFVFCFLPSNFTWTYDEQDFDFTQGSIATQLEFGSIFLAGVWLAWRHADWTLLRLRQANLFLFLFVGFAVLSAAWSGYPMVTLKRSAQLVGFLIVGIAIAPPVGGSRQVLQVLMCTLTVLLVLSLFTVVLNPRVGIDTMLGNAWRGLFLQKNTTGQAAAICALLWLREGFEARWLPRPACVLALLFSLFMLVMAKSSTSLLVFCIGSLLYVVMRRQYVVMRQPWWLIGLTGCVLLGLAVHLFYVLTGHLPGWDDIAGSIGALFGKDSDLTGRTDIWELVLREVRQHPVMGTGYGAFWLGLEGPAEAIARALYWIPLQSHNGYLDIVNELGFVGLGLALCVFARHAVLLGRLLQIDREEGAMHCVIFVLILISNMTESEIFRGSLFYNILFLYSACSVASQVALAGQALTDDEGTPARPVQGLA